From a region of the Salinispira pacifica genome:
- a CDS encoding NADH-quinone oxidoreductase subunit NuoF, translating to MAYNQYILVCGGTGCESSKADDIYQNLKQSAEEHKVEKDVQIVKTGCFGFCEKGPICKVLPDESFYVEVKPEDAKDIIEEHVVKGRQVDRLLYKEEGTHAKSIENISFYQKQVRIVLRNCGFINPENIEEYIAREGYAALEKVLSEMKPQDVIEELKASKIRGRGGAGFPTWKKWSFTKDVDADQKYIVCNADEGDPGAYMDRSVLEGDPHSVLEAMAIAGYTVGADKGFIYIRAEYPLAINRLEIAIAQAREMGLLGNNILGTDFSFDIEVRLGAGAFVCGEETALLASIEGNRGMPVPRPPFPAVKGLWNQPTVINNVETWANIPVIINRGGDWFAGIGTDKSTGTKVFALTGKINNSGLVEVPMGTPLKDIVYNIGGGIPKGKAFKAVQTGGPSGGVITSDYIDVPIDYEHLAELGSIMGSGGMIVMDEDDCIVDVAKFYLGFTVEESCGKCAPCRIGGRKLYNILDRITKGQSSMDELETIKQIGHAMQRASLCGLGQTAPNPVLSSMKYFEDEYLAHIKDETCPSGVCKDLVHYEIDPEKCIGCGLCARKCPVNVISGEKRQPYVIDQSGCIKCGECYNACKFQAVLVK from the coding sequence ATGGCATATAACCAGTATATTCTTGTCTGCGGCGGAACGGGATGCGAATCCAGTAAAGCCGACGATATTTATCAGAACCTGAAACAGAGTGCAGAAGAGCATAAAGTTGAGAAGGATGTTCAAATCGTGAAAACCGGCTGTTTCGGTTTCTGCGAAAAAGGCCCCATTTGTAAGGTCCTTCCCGATGAAAGCTTTTATGTGGAAGTAAAACCTGAAGACGCCAAAGATATTATCGAAGAGCATGTGGTAAAAGGACGGCAGGTTGACCGGCTTCTCTACAAGGAAGAAGGCACCCATGCCAAGAGCATTGAGAACATCAGCTTTTATCAGAAGCAGGTGAGGATCGTGCTCAGGAACTGCGGATTTATAAATCCTGAAAACATCGAAGAGTATATCGCCCGGGAAGGGTATGCAGCACTGGAGAAGGTGCTTTCCGAGATGAAACCCCAGGATGTTATCGAAGAACTGAAGGCTTCGAAAATACGGGGCCGGGGTGGAGCGGGGTTCCCTACCTGGAAAAAATGGTCCTTCACCAAAGATGTGGACGCCGATCAGAAATATATTGTGTGTAATGCCGATGAAGGTGACCCCGGCGCATACATGGACCGTTCGGTCCTTGAAGGGGATCCCCATTCGGTACTGGAAGCAATGGCCATCGCCGGATATACCGTCGGCGCAGATAAGGGCTTTATTTACATCCGTGCCGAGTATCCCCTGGCCATCAACCGATTGGAAATAGCCATCGCACAGGCCCGTGAAATGGGGCTGTTGGGTAACAATATTCTGGGTACGGATTTCAGTTTCGACATTGAAGTGCGTCTTGGTGCCGGAGCCTTTGTCTGCGGTGAAGAAACCGCCCTTCTTGCTTCCATCGAAGGAAATCGGGGAATGCCCGTTCCCCGTCCTCCCTTCCCTGCTGTGAAAGGTTTGTGGAATCAGCCTACGGTGATCAACAACGTAGAGACCTGGGCCAACATTCCGGTAATCATCAACCGCGGAGGAGACTGGTTTGCGGGAATCGGTACCGATAAATCCACCGGCACAAAAGTCTTCGCCCTTACCGGTAAAATCAATAACTCGGGTCTGGTTGAAGTTCCCATGGGAACTCCTCTGAAAGATATTGTGTACAATATCGGCGGCGGTATTCCCAAAGGAAAGGCGTTCAAGGCGGTACAAACCGGAGGTCCTTCCGGCGGCGTGATTACATCAGATTACATTGATGTGCCCATCGACTATGAGCATCTTGCGGAGCTGGGCTCCATCATGGGCTCCGGCGGAATGATCGTCATGGACGAGGACGACTGTATCGTTGATGTGGCAAAATTCTACCTGGGATTCACCGTTGAAGAATCCTGCGGGAAGTGTGCTCCATGCCGAATCGGCGGCCGGAAGCTCTACAATATTCTGGACAGGATCACCAAGGGACAGTCCAGCATGGATGAGCTGGAAACAATCAAGCAGATCGGTCACGCCATGCAGCGGGCCAGCCTCTGCGGACTGGGACAAACTGCACCCAATCCGGTTCTTTCCTCCATGAAGTACTTTGAAGACGAGTATCTGGCACACATAAAGGACGAAACCTGTCCTTCCGGAGTGTGTAAGGATCTTGTTCACTATGAAATTGATCCGGAGAAATGTATCGGCTGCGGTCTCTGTGCCCGGAAGTGTCCGGTGAATGTAATCAGCGGTGAAAAGCGTCAGCCCTATGTCATCGATCAGTCGGGATGTATCAAGTGCGGGGAATGTTACAACGCATGTAAATTCCAGGCCGTTCTGGTGAAATAA